GAGCAACAATTTCACTCGCGCGTTTCAATTAGCACAAATTGATCCTCAAAAAAATTAGCACAAATTAGCATGAACTGCTGGGTATTCCATTGTCTTCGTTGGCGACAACTCTGCTAGTTTTACTTTGATTGTCTCCTATTCGAAATCCAGCAGATATCTGACATTTCTGTGACTTTGTTCGATAATAACGTCTCATCAAAGTTAGGCGTTTTTGGTTTACATTTACTTAAGTTGACTTTTATTTTCCTCCCAAAATAAAGTCGAGTTGTTTATATATCCGGTATAAAATTGGGCTGCTGCAGATGTGGTGTGTGTTCCACGTTTCCCTGAGAGAAAGTTGGGCATCTGAAAGTTGACATATGCAAGGAACCTAGAGTTCAGAAAGAACAGAGTTGCCTATTATCGTTGAAATCTGTAGTGAACAGAGTTCAGAAAGGACAAAAACGCCTACTGTGGTTATATAGAGCTGTGTAATATTCGGGCACTAAGAAGAGCAAAGGAAAGCACCAGATAAAAGAAACAAACGTGTAGGATATGGCCTATTTCCGGGAAGAATTTTTAACCTGCATCAATCAGAACATGTTATCATCGAAATGATGGATTTCATAAAATATATTATGAGGTTTTGGGATTAGAAAATATAAATGTGTGGTGATGTGTAGAGGAACTTTTATCTGCAACCAATACTCGATGATGAAGTTGCGACCTAAGATAAGACTTCGTCCTTAGTATATTTATTGCCCTTTTATCTTCCCTTCAAAAAAAGTGCGTTTTCATCTTGCATCTTTGGCCACTCAATGGTTACTAAGAaaaaggttcaaccataaagCCAATTAAGCCTGGTTTTCTTTCGTTACATATatcaaaatataataaaaaaattgggTACATGTGACATTGGAAGAACCATGTTTACTGTTGaacctagaaattctcacattCATCAGGAGAGAAAGGAGAGATCTGGATACCATTTGCTTGATATGTTTGGATTATACATTTGTTGAATATTCAGATACGTTAGAAGTCTAAATTCTGAATAGAGCACCATATCTGGACTAGAAGATTGATATTTTCAGGCATTAATTTGGAAACTTTACAAATAATCTTTGTTGCATATTTTCATATGCCTCACAGATATGTGAGAATTTCTGCTAGTTTTTTATACTCTTACCATTAGTATTTTCAATATTTAACTTCTTCTTCCTACTCTTTCTTATTTGCCTTTCTGCATTTTAGTGGCATATGTATTCAAAAGGTATATGAATTACATCTTGAATACCCGAATTCTTCCTTCAACTAGCAAAGAGAACTGAGATTCCACTCCCCAGCAACTGAGAACACAAGTAAAATCGTTTATACTTGACGCTTTGTAGGCTAGCCAAGGGAATTCTCCTTTGCACAGGTTGCAATGTTGCTTGTATAAGTAGCCTCTTGTGAACAAAGAGAGCATTCAGTTTAGACTCAGATACCATACTTTAACATTTCTAGTAGGCAGTCCTCTAGGTGGTACCTCCCTTATCTGTCCATGCCTCTAACAATAATTCACTAGGGATGTCTTCATATTTCTACAAGGTGACATGACAAAATCTGACAATTTCCATTTCCAGGAGATTTGGATGTCAGAAAAAGTGCACATAGTGTGAATCTGGCAAGTGGCACACTGCAAATagtagatgatttttttttgcctgtGGGGGATGTCCAACAACCctggtttcagactttcaggGACTGTCTTATACATGAAATTTTACTATAAGCATGGATCATTCATGACTCAATCTTAACACTTGCAAAACAATCTAGTACTGATACAATTTGCAAAATGCATCCGGATCATTCATGGATCATTGATTTTGTAGTAAGAGGATCTGAAGGCGCTTATTTATCATAATGTGGACAGTGGGATCTAGAACTTTCAGCGCCTCCTAGCAGCTGTTTCTCTCTGAGCATTGAAGTAGACAGCAGCTACAGGGAGGCCAAGGTCATTTTCCTCAGCAAACTGCTTGGTGTTGAAATGATCCCTGAAGGATGGCACAGTTACAGTTTGCCTGCGCTTCTGCTTGAAGAGCACAAAAATGAACCTGTGGATACCAATGCtaggtcttgggctctcgtagCTTATGACCTCTCGCCCTGCAATTTGGAAGATGCATGGTTATTAATTCAAAGAACAATTGGAACATGGCATAGATTAAGCATGAATCAGTGAAAGAGCCTACCAAACGAGGCATCTGTTGTCCCAGGTATATCGGTCACGATCCTGCAAATGTAAAGGATAACATTTAGCCACACCACAAAGTGTTCAGAAAATGTGCTGTTTTGTGTATATGGAAGATGTGATGCTATCTTCCTTAGCAACATATGTTATTTGATGTCCATGAGGTAAGAAATGCTGAATATTACCAGTGAAGGTGCTCTCTTTGATATGGATCACTTGGTCCTGGGACATCTGGGTCTGTCATAACCTGAAATTTGAAGAGCTATGGCCATTAGGGAAGGAATATTACATATAGAATATTTGGATTTAACCATGAAGCATTTGACTGCTAACCAATGTAAAGAAAGACCGCAAGTCACCCCCTTGAACCTCTACTCTTGGTTTAGATACAACTGCTGATGGGTATATCTCGTGGCCATTGAAGACAAGTTTGTTTGAGTTGTAGGTCACTGTCATCTTCACACATGGATTAAAGGAGTCGAGGACTTCACCAATCACCCGACCGACTACGAGTGCCTCGACAGACCTAGACATGGTTGGAGGGACAGGTATTTGTATTCTGCAGAACAAATGCTCTGACTGAATGCAGCAAGCTAATGCACTCAAGGATGTGCCGCGAGCTGCTTATTGGGCATTGGTTGAGCACAGGCCTCTATTTATAGTGGTTTGGAACCTGTTGCCAAGTGTAGGATCAAAAGAGGATGTGAAGCATGTGTGTTTTTTTAGTTGGGCATGCTATGGATGCAGCTGAAAAGGCAACAGGAAGGATGTATGCTTTTTCCAAGAAAGCCAACAAGGGGTACTATATTTCTCTAACAATCACATAAAGAATCTACACAAGCAATGCTTCACGTATCTTCTTTCAAGTTCTTGGGATCCCCTCTCAGAACCATCTGATATGAATAATTGACTACAAATGTGcaaaattttccttttcttattgAGATGAACGTACTGAAGGTATTCTTTCATGAATGAAACAATGTTTTTCGGGTGTTGTCGTCACAAAATATGTGATAGATCAATAAGTATATTTTATACCTTTATAGAACGTAACACACCTCCAGGAAAGTGGGTCACGGTAAAGATTACGGTGCTAAACTATCTTGTATTGCTGGGAAACATCGCTCACCTACCTACGTAGGATCTGCATGACAGCCACTTTGCAGAATTCAATGCTTAACCGTGTTATCAAATTATTGTGTGCCATTATCTCTATGCCCTACtgaaagagaaaaaaggaacTTTTTTTATCGAACACGCgggagagctgcatatctttATATTAAGAGAGAAAGAAGGGGAAAGATCCCCGTACAAAGCAGTCTCATTTCCTCACAAAGGATGAAATAAGGCTGCCGCAACACCACACAGACCTAAACTAAGAAACTCTCACTTGACCCTCCCGTTGACCTGAAATAAATACTGAATTTTTTTAGCAACAGCAAGGCCCCAAAGCCTCAACTCTTCTTTAAAGAACTGATGTGCTGCTTGCAAAGAAGGGGCTGCCCCCATCAAAAACTCTCCCTTGTTTATGTGGTTCCATAGCGTCCAAGCTCCTAGTATAACCAAGCTCCTAGAAAAAAGGGAACTTTGTCATATAATCATTACCATCTCATTTCTGGAGAGCACACTTAtccttttttcttaaaaaaatggaATCTCTGCGTAACTATTCGTGGCAAGTTTGGAAGTATGGCTTTGTGGAGATAAATGGAAAATAAAGGGGAATATTTTTTTTCCGTGGCTTGGAGACAAAAATTGCTGCGCTGTGGACGTGGAAGCCTTTGTGCTCTGCAGAATATGATGCTTAATCACCTTATCAAATTTGTGTATCAGCTCTGCACCTTTTAAAGGTGAAAAACATATGAGCTATTCTGGAAATCTGTAGTAGCACCTGATTTCTGGAAAGCACATTAAAATACCTTATTGTTATATCTAGATAAATTATCGATGGTAGGAAGATGGCCGTTCTGGAGGTAAATGGGAAACGGGGAATATGATTCTTTGGAATTTGGTTTTTGAGGAAACTATCAATTCCATTTGGCATGCTTGATTTGATGTTTACTTAAATTGCCAATATTCTTATCTTCCTGttttatataatatatatacatacatatatatatacatatatatatatatatatacatattctCATTGTCTTGGAGATGAAATGCTGCTCTGTCTGCGTGGAAGCCTCTCAACCCTCAAATGTTCATTTTTGCCGGCTTATTCTTTTTAGGTAACCCTCATTTAGCTGCCTCTTTTTCTGTTAAGGAAAAGAGAAGCTTTGAGTTCAATTCGTGTTAGAATTTTTCCTCGGACTGTGATACCAACTGATTTACCATTATTATCTGTTTATTCTACTCTTTGCCATGCTATGACAAGAAGTCGCTGAAGAGAATAAAGGAACAGAATGCAGTGCCGCCGCCACTTCATCATGTAGGGTGCTGTCTAGTGCAGAGATGTCAATTCAGTTTTAAAAAGTTCATAGGTTCTTCTTGATTGAGGCATTAAAAAATCTTTATAGATTTCCATAAGTGGTGGAGCCAAGTACAGGTTTGTGCATTCTTCTGTTATGATCAAATGCCATCATGCCTGCTCGGCACCATGCGTAAGTGGTAGGAGGTTAAGTACAGCTTGGTGACAATTTTCTGCTCCTGCCAATTCCATGATATTTGCTCCACACCTAGCTAAGGTAGTAGAATCTCATAGCTGTTCCAACCAATGGTAAATGCATATCGCAGCCCCATTGGTAGGAAAATCTCTATAGGGtcagtttttttttggaaatcaGACCAGTTTAGCAATAGCTTAGGGCTTTCTTATGCCTAGGGCTTTCAATGAAGTTCACTAGTTTAGTAGTCCGTGGAGACAGATTGGTTAGCTGCCAGAGTTCTGAGGGAGCAATACCAAACGGCTACCAATAATTGGTATAGTTGATTTTGTACCCTGCGCATCTTTGGGATGGTATACTGAATGATGAGTGCTGCTGACTTGTTTCTATGGCATCTTGACTAGTTCCAGTAACAGAAAAATCTTCACTAGTTTCACTCTTGCATGTACTAAAACAATTAGAAAAGACAAAGGCTGCTTTACCAATGTTCAGCCTCATTAACAAGTTCCATTTATACATCTCTGGGGGCAATAATAACCATATTTCACCTCCATGcagatgatgatgtttcttgGTTGTTGTCAATAAGCTGTTATCCAACACCTATGTGAAAAAGGAGCCATCCACTGAGCCTTTGTCCCTGAACACGCAGAGTGGTAAGTAGCCAACCTGAATGGACTTGACGGGAGGATCATTGTGGGCCAATCCGTGGAGGCGGTCAGATATTCAGATCATGACATGAAGACTTTGGCGGGAAGAGTCCATGCTCCAACGAATCTCCAAGGATCAATGTGTCTCCCCTTGATTGCTTACGAGTCAGTACCCAAGCATACAAGATAACTCTCAAATTGTGATTGTGCTGGTTGACGCTGAGGGAGTTCCATGAGGATTTGGTTCGTGGTTTGGGCGATCTATGCCATGAGAGTTGAATATATTAAACTTTTATCCCACGTGGTGGCAAGCTGCAGGATTTTGGTAGGAAAAACTTCGTGTTCGGCTAGCTGCTTTgcagctggccgccgccgctcggcagCAGCCAGCTGAACAGCTACTCCAGATATCATCGTAGGAGGCTCTGCCTGCTGCTGCACCAGCagtcgagcagcagcagccagccgaacacGCTGTGCAAGTTTCCATATTTCTTCAGACAATCTCTCGGTGTTGAATGCCGAGAGACGTTGCATTTGCATGGACCATGGAGCCCAGAAGTTTGCAGTTGTAAGCTATAATCAGCCTTTTACAGCTGCTGAATGCTTATCCTGGT
This portion of the Setaria viridis chromosome 7, Setaria_viridis_v4.0, whole genome shotgun sequence genome encodes:
- the LOC117864118 gene encoding CEN-like protein 2; the encoded protein is MSRSVEALVVGRVIGEVLDSFNPCVKMTVTYNSNKLVFNGHEIYPSAVVSKPRVEVQGGDLRSFFTLVMTDPDVPGPSDPYQREHLHWIVTDIPGTTDASFGREVISYESPRPSIGIHRFIFVLFKQKRRQTVTVPSFRDHFNTKQFAEENDLGLPVAAVYFNAQRETAARRR